From Malaciobacter mytili LMG 24559:
TGTATCTTGTGCTATCCATTTAGTAGTACATAAAGCTAAAATTGAACTATCTATTTGTCCACCCATTGTTTTAAGTATTGAGTTTACAACTAATAAAACACTTGCCATTTGAGTTCCCCCTGCAAGTATTAATTTATGCTTACTTGCTTGAAGACCTAAAATAAATCCTGCATTAAAAATAATCATATTATCACTAACTAAAGATAATCTTTCAAAAATATCCATTGAAGGTGTTATTTTTGATAAAGCAGTTTGAATAACCTCATCTTTTAAACCTTTTGGAGCATCTTTAAAAGAACTTGAAAAGAACTCTTTGCAGTCATATCCCAAAGCAAGAGCTGTTGCAGTTGCTGTTGTAGTTCCAGCAGGAATTGTTTCAGCTAAAATTGTATATTCACTAGAACTTTTATAATTTTGTCCAAATTCAACTGCTTTTTGAAAAAGAGTAAGAGCATCTATATTTGCACCATCTTTTATATTTTCACTTGGTTTTATATTAAAATCATATATTTTAAAATAGTCTATTTTAGGCATTACTTCAAAACCTAAATTTAAAAACTCTAAATTTTCAAAAGCTTTTAATTCATGTACTGCTCTTGTAATTAAAGCAGGTGTAGGTATACCTTTTGTAGTAGTTGCAATATTATCCAAAGATCTAACTTCACTTGTAGCTAAAAATTCAGCATCAAGAGTAGGCGTTAAATACATTTTACCAGGAATACCTGCTTGGGAAATTCCGGGAATTTGTGCTGTTTTAGTAACTGCGCAAGAAAGTAAAAAAGAAGCTTTTTTACCTCTTAAATATTCTATAAAATCCCTATTTCCTAAAATTGTATTAAAATTCATTTAAACCTTTCTTATTATTTTTGCAAGTATAACAAAGTTTTATTTATACTCTTTAAGCACTTTTAAAAAAGCCCTTGTGTTGCTCCACCAATTATTTATCTTCCTATTTACTTAGCTTCTTTTGAAATGATATATGTAGTTAAAGTTCCATATACTTTTAAGTTTACTAATTCATCTTTTTGTTTTATATCTTTTTGTACTAATATAAAATTTGTTTGCATATAATTTAAAACATACTTATCTTGAAAAGTTACATCTTTCATATATTCACAAATTGGGTAATTTTCTTGAGTAAACATAACTAATATTTCTCATTTAAACTTCTCCTTTTAAGCAACTTTAGCCAAATTTTACTTATACTAAAAAGTTTAGTTTATAACCTACTCCCCCTTGGGAAATTATAGTTTCTTCAGGAAGTTTTTTTCTTATTCTTTTTATTAAAGCTCTAATATTCTCATTTGTGGTTAAATCACCTTCCCAAACATATTGTTCTATTTGTTCAAAACTAATAACTTTCCTTCTATTTTTAACAAAAAGATTTAAAAGTAAAATCTCTTTTTTTGAAAGTTTTACCTCTTGTTTATTATTATCAAATAAAAGCTCTTTTGATATATCATAACTAAACTGCTTTTTAAGTCTTACAATAAACTCTTCTTTAATACATAATTTATCTAATTTTTTTTCTAATTCATACATATAAAAAGGCTTTTTTAAATACTCATCACAGCCCCTTGTATATGCTTCTTTTATTGTCTCTAAATCTACATTTGCACTTATTATAATTGAAGGGATTTTTTCATCAATAGCTTTTATTTCTTTTAAAAGTGTTAAACCATCTATTCCTGGAACATTTATATCTAAAATAAAACAATCATAACCATTGTAAATTGCTTCTATGGCTTTTTTACCATCATCAAACCAATCAACCTTATAGTTTTTCTCTTCTAAACTTTCAATAATAAGTTTTGAAAGTCTTTTATTATCCTCCAATAATAGAACTTTCATAATCCCCTTCTTTAGAAGTAGTACTTTTTATTGCTATTAAAATTTGTGCTCCTTCTTTGCACTCTAAGGCTTCTATATGTCCTTGCATTTTATCTTCAATAATTAGCTTTGCCATATAAAGACCAAAGCCATCTCCATTTTTCTTATCAGTATAAAATGGTTCAAAAATAAGATCTAAGTTTTCTTTTTTAATACCTACACCATTATCTTTTATTAAAATATATACTTTATTATTTTCACTATAAATATCAATTGTTATAAGTCCATCAATATTTTTCTTTTCTCTTTTTTTATTTATACTATCTTTTGCATTATTTATAATATTTAATATAGATTGCTTAAACTCATTTTGATAACCATTAATTTTTAACTCTTTATCTTTTTCAAAATTAATTTTTACAGTTATATAGTTATATTTAATATTATGTTCTATTACATTTAAAAGCTCTTTTATAGCCTCTTGAACAGCAAAATCTTTTTTTTCAGTTGAAGGTTTAATAAAGGCTTTAAAATCATCAATTGTTTCTGTCATATAATGAACTTGAGTCATTATCTCTTCTACAAACTCTTGAGTTTCATTTTCAGATAATTCACTTTTTTTTCTTTTATGTAAAAGTTCTTGAGCAATTGTAGAAATTTCTATTAAAGGAGTTTTCCATTGATGGGCAATTGAAGTTATCATCTCCCCTACTTCAGAAAGTTTTGATCTTTGAATTAAAAACTGTTCATCTTTTTTTCTTTGGATTTCTAAAGTTCTCATTTTTGTAATATCACTAAGAATAGTTACTATTCCAGCTTCATTATTATTTTTATCAAAATAGACTTTTCTTCTAATAAATAGATGTAAGTTTCTTTTATTTATTTTTATTTTTACTTCAATTTCATCACATAAAAAATTATCAAAACCTTTTACTTGCTCATAAAGTTGAGGAAGAACTTTTTGCATCTCTTTTCCAATAATATCTCTTTTTGCAACTGAAAGAAGCTTACATAAAGAATCATTACACCCTAAAAGAATACCCTCATTACTCTGCCAATAAATTGCACTTTTAATATTATTTAAAAGCACATTATCAAGTTTTGTTTGCTCAACTAATTTTATTTCTAATTTTATTCTTTTTACAATATTTACAATAAGTCCTATAATAAGCAAAACTAAAAAAGGTATCAATACAAAAGTGCTATCAATAATCTGTCTATTTTTTTCAAAAAAGTTTTGAGGTTTATTTACAATAGTTGAAAACATTGGAATTTTAGATTTATCTATTGCATATTTTTCCATTACTTGATAATCAAAATAATATTTTGAACTTGGCATATCAATAGAAAGTGTTTGAATTTTTTTGCCTTTTATTATCTCTATTGCTTTATTAATAGCAAGCAAGCCTTGTTCTTGTGGGCTTACCATAATTCCACCAACTACTCCCTCACCTAAATGTATCTTATTTACGGCAAAAACAGGATATTTTGACTCTTTAAAAAGTTTTCTTATATTATTATAAGGAATATATCTTCCATATTTATCTATATATAAACTTGTAAAAAGTATTGCACTATTTGAAGGAAGATTATAAATATCTTTTCTTAACTCTTCTAAATCTATTTTATCATTAAAAATAATTTTAAAATCATCTTTAAATTCTAAGGTTGCATCTAAAATTTGTTTTTTAATAGCACTTGAAGAAAAGCTACTATCACTTATTATATATAAAGTTGAAAGATCTTTAATAGCATCTTTTATAAACTCTATATTTCTTTTTATCTCTTTATATTCAACAACACCTGTTACATAAGGTTTTAAATAAGAAGGAATATCTTTTTGTTTAAAATTTTCTACGCCACAGAAAACAACAGCAGTTTTATTAAAAATTTCTTCATGATTTTCTAAAACAAAATTATAAGCATAGTTATCAGCAGCAATAATAATATCATATTTTCTTGTGGAAAATTTCTTTTTATATAACTCTTTTAAAGTATTAAAATACTCTTTAGTATCAATTTTTTTACTATCCATATATTCAATAGATAACTCATATAATAAGTTATCTTTAAGTCCTTCTTCAATACCTTCTGTAATCCCATCACTCCATTTTAATCCACTATTATATGAATGTAGAAGTAAAATACTTTTTTGTTCAAGTGCTTGTAAAGAACTAATAAAGAACAAAATAATTAAAAATAGTCTCATGTTATATCTTTTAAATTTTTTCTTAATTTTAACAAAAAAGTCCTATTTTTATCCCGAAACTTAATTTACAATTTAAAATAAAAAAGAAAAGGAGATAAAATGTCACAGACAACTAAATCAATTATTCCATTAGCTGTTTTAGTAATCTTTTGGTTTCTTCCAGCGCCAGAAGGTTTATCTATTCAAGCATGGCACTTTTTAGCAGTATTTTTCGCTGTTGTAGTAGGATTAATTATAGAGCCTGTTCCAGCTGCACTTATTGGATTTGCGGGAATTTCATTTGTTGCAGTATTTGGGCTTGCAGGAAATAGTGCAAAAGCAAATATTGCATGGGCACTTTCAGGTTTTTCAAATACAGTTATTTGGTTAATTTTTGCAGCTTTTATGTTTGCACTTGGTTATAAAAAAACTGGTCTTGGAAGAAGAGTATCTCTTATTATGATTAAATATATGGGAAAAAGCTCTTTAGGACTTGGTTATGCTGTTGCATTCTCTGATTTAGTATTAGCACCATTTATGCCTTCAAATACAGCAAGAAGTGCTGGTACAATATACCCTGTGGCAAGTAATATTCCACTAATTTTTAATTCAACACCTGATAATGAACCAAGAAAACTTGGTGCATATATCTCTTGGGTTGCAATTGCTACAACTTGTGTTACAAGTTCAATGTTTCTAACAGCTCTTGCACCAAATCTTTTAGCAGTTGATTTAATCAATCAAGGAAGTGGAAACTTGATTTCTTGGTCAGCTTGGGCATCAATAATGTTACCACTTATGATTCCTTTATTTTTATTAACACCTTGGTTGGTTTATGTAATTTACCCACCAACACAAAAAACTTCACCTGAAGCTCCAGCTTGGGCAGCAAAAGAGTTAGAACAATTAGGAAGTATTTCAAAAAAAGAACTTTTAATGGCAGGACTTGCAGTAGTTGCTTTATTACTTTGGATATTTGGTAAATCTTTTGGTATTCATTCAACAACAGCAGCAATTGCAATTGTATCTATTATGGTACTTTCTGGAATTATTACTTGGGATGATGTTATTTCAAATAAAGCAGCATTTAATGTTCTAATTTGGTTCGCCTCTTTAGTTGCTATGGCAGCAGGATTAAAAAAAGTTGGTGTTTTAGATTGGATTGGTAAAAATGCAGAAGTTTATCTATCAGGATTAACTCCAACTATGTTAATACTTTCAATGCTAGTACTGTTTTTTATACTACACTACTTCTTTGCAAGTACAACTGCACATACTACTGCATTGATGCCAATTTTTATTGCAATTGCTATGAAACTAATGACACCTGATCAATTAGTACCTTTCTCTATTTTATTAGCAGGAAGTTTAGGAGTTATGGGTATTATCACACCTTATGCAACAGGACCTTCACCTATTTGGTATGGAGCAAACTATATTTCACAAGCAACTTGGTGGGGATTAGGTGCTATTTTTGGAGCCTTATATCTAGCTGCCATTTTAATTGGTTCATTTATATTTATCTAAAAAGAGGCAAACCTCTTTTTAGAAACTTTTATTAATAATTTGTAAAAACTCTTCTGGAGTTTTAAAGCCAACTATTTTTGCTTCTTTTACTTCTTGATTTTCTTTATTCCAAAATATTAAACCAGGAGGTCCAAAGATACCATATTTTTTTTGTAGTTCTTTATCCTCTTTTGTATTTTTTGTAACATCAGCTTTTAATAAAGTAAAACCTTGAAGTTTATCTACTACTTCTTTATTTGTAAAAGTAATCTCTTCAAGTTCTTTACAAGCAACACACCAATCAGCATAAAAATCTAGCATTACAGGCTTTGAAGAAGCTTTTATTTGTTTATCTAACTCTTGTAAGTTTTTAACTTTTATCCAATTTAAAGAAGAGTTTGTTTTAAAATTAGAGCCTGCTTTAATTTGTGTAAATTTTTCTAAAGGTTTTAAAATATCTTTGGCTCCACTAATTGCGCCAACAAAACTTATTACCCCATAAATAAAAATTATACTTGTAATAGTTTTTGCCACAATATGTTTATACTCTTTTAAATATATGGCACTACCAATTAGTAGAAAAGACCATAAAAATAAAGTATATTCAGGAATTACTCTTTCTAACATCCAAATTGCAATTCCTAACATAACAATACCAAATATTTTAGAAACACTATCCATCCAACCACCAGGTTTTGGCATAAATTTTCCAGCACCAAGACCTATTAAAAGTAAAGGTAATCCCATACCAAAACTTAATACAAATAAAGCAAGTCCACCTAAAATTGCATCACCTGTTTGACCTATATAAACTAAGGCTCCTGCAAGGGGAGGTGCAACACAAGGACCAACTATTAAAGCAGATAAAAATCCCATAATTGCAATACCAAGTATTCCTTGTTTTTCTTTTCCATCTGTTGTTTTATTTATTTTATTTTGAATACTTTGTGGTAATTCAAGCTTATAATATCCAAACATTGAAAAAGCAAGTGCCACAAAAATAAGTGCAAATACTATTAAAACATATGGGTTTTGTAAAGCTACTTGTAAATTAGCTCCAAATAATCCTGCAATAATTCCTGCTATTGTATAAGCTAAGGACATAAAGAACACATAAATAAAAGATAAGAAAAAACCTTTTAGTGGTGTTAAAGTGGAATTATTTCCAGCTTTTACAATAATAGAAGATAAAATTGGAATCATTGGAAAAACACAAGGAGTTAAAGATAAAAGTAATCCAAAACCAAAAAAAGTAGCCAAGACTAAAAAAATATTTCCACTTAAAAGTGTATTTGCAATAGAGTCTGTTTCACTTATATTCACATCTTCTTTTAGTTGATTTTTACTAACTTGAGAGTTATTTTTATTTATTGTATAAGTTTCACTCATAGGCGCATAGCAAAGACCTGCTTTGGAACAACCTTGGAACTGAACTTCAATTTCATAAAAACTTGAATCTATTTTACTTTTTAAGAGTTCTTTAGGAATTTGTATATTTTGATTTACAAAATGAACAATAAATCCATCATATTCTACAGGTTTTGGAAGATTTATCTCTTTTGTTAATTCTATTTTCTGAGGCTTTGTTATAAATACTTTTAACTTATCATCATATAAATAGATAGCTTTACCTAAATTCAAAGTAAAAATTATCTTATCTTCTTGTTCTATAAACTTTGTTTTAAAAGCTTGTTCTGGTTCTAAAAAATCATCATTAATTGAAGCAAAAAGAGACAAAGAAAAAAGCACTAATAAAATTAGTCTTTTTAGCATTATTTATCCTTAAAAACTATTTTTTGTATCTAATTTTAATTGAGAAACTGTTCTAATTCCCACATCTTTTTTTACAAATTTTCCATTTTTAAAATATACTAAAGTAGGAATTGTTTTTATTGCAAATCTAGAAGCTAATATAGGTTGATCATCAACATCAACTTTATATACAATCACATCTGAAGTATTTTCTTTTTCAAATTTTTCTAAATTTTTAGACATAATTTTACATGGAGGGCACCAAGTTGCATAAAAATCAACAATTACATTTTTCCCTTCAATTTTATCTTCAAAGTTATCAATAGTCAAATGTTCTGCTGCAAAAAGTGAAGCAAAACTAAAAACTAATGCAATAAAAATCTTTTTCATAAATTAAGTCCTCTTATGTTTTTTAGTATTATAGTAAATAAATGTAAAGAGTTTGTTAATAGATTGTTGTAGTAATTAAATTAACTTTAAGATTATAAGTTTTATTAATACTAAGATGTTAAAATTTTTCTTTTTTATTGGAGTTTAAATGGAAGAAGTAACAGATTTAATACCAAGAAAAGTTGAGCTATTAATTAAAGATAATATTGTAATGATAGATATTAGAAGAGAAGAAGAATTTGCTCAAACTGGGGTTATAAAAAATGCTTATAAACTAACTTTTTTTGATAGATATGGGAACTATGATTTAGAGTATTGGATGCAAGAGTTTGAAAAACTTGTAACTTCTAAAGAACAAACTTTCGTTCTTATTTGTGCACATGCAAATAGAACAAGAACTGTAGGTAATTACTTGGTTGAATTGGGTTATAAAAATTGTGCACATCTTTATGGAGGCATGGCACTTTGGTTACAAGAAGCAAGAGAAGTAGTATTTAATTAAAATACTACTTTTTTATCTTCATTTTTCCAAGAATTAAATCCACCCTTTAGAAAATAGACTTTTTTATATCCTGCTTTAACTAACTCATTTGCTAATTTTTCAGCAATTTTACCATCTTCACTCACTAAAGCAAAACTTTGATGGGCACTTTTAACCACTTTTGTTAGGTTATATTTCCATTTTTTTAATTTTTTTTCTTCAAAGCTATCAAAAGGTATTCTATATGAATTAGGAATAATTCCTTCTTCTTTTTGTTTATCAATAGCTCGTATATCAATAATAATTGCATTTTTTGAAATTAATTTTTCTAAAGTAGCAACAGCAACTGTTTTTGCTTCATTTGCAAAAATTGTACTAACACTAATAAATAAAAGTAAAAGTAGTTTTTTCATAAGTTATCCTTTTAAAAGGATTATAACAAAAAAAATTATAAAAAGAGATAATTTATATTTTATCTCTTTTATTCTTCTTTTTTCTTTGCACTTTCTTCTTGCAAAATTTCAATAACTTGATCTAAATTTGCATAAGGAATGTGAGATTTCCACTCTATATCTTTACCATTTAGTGCAATTCCAATACTTATTACATCAGCTGTTTCTTTTCCATATGGTTCAGAAATATTTGAGATAATAATTTTCCCTTTTTTTGTACCTGCTAAATCTAATGTAGCTATTTCTGTAGTCATTGACATGGATTTTCCTTTTTATTTTTTTTCATTTTGGCAAAAATAAACTTTTAGTTAAATTAAATTTTAACAGTTTTTCTTCAACTGAAGCTATTTATAAAAGCACTATTTAATAGTAGCTATTTTTTGCCCAAATTTTATTTTTTTATTTTCTAAATTCTCAAGTTCAACACTATCTTTTTCCCAAACCATTACAACTGTTGAACCCATTTTAAAATATCCTAAAGTATCACCTTTTGTTACTTCTAAATCATCATAAGTTATAACATTTATATCTTTAGTATTTTTATTTGTTTCTACACTTGGTTCAAAAGTAAATACCATTTGTCCAACATTTAAAGCACCTACAAAAACCATATAAAAAATCTTTTTATTTGCTACACATTCTAAAATAACTCTTTCATTTTGTACAAATAAATCTAGTTCTTTATTTAGGTATTTAATATTTACAGGATAAAGTTTTCCTGGAACATGAATAAGCTTTTTAATTTTACAATCTATGGGAGAGTGGTATCTATGATAATCACTTGGAGCTAGATAAAAATTCATATATGAAGCATTATAAAGTTTATCAAATTTATCACTACAATAATATGTTAATAAATCTTCAACTGAGTATTCCATCCCTTTTATTTGAAAAAGGGTATCTTTATGCAAAGTCCCAGCTTGTGTTATAAAACTATCAGCAGGAGAGATAAAACTTTTTGTATCTTCATCTATTTGTCTTGGAATTGCCAATTCTCTTGTAAATAAATCTGTTAAAGATTTATAATATTTTGCATTTCTAAATTCACTCATATCAATTTTAAAAATTCTTACATATGTATTATTTATGATTTTTTGAAAAAAAGATGGAAACTCTTTTTTTGCAACTTTTCCAAAATATTGTGAAATTAAATTTGTAATATGCATTTTTTTCCTTGTAGATTTCATTTAATCTAATATTTTATCTAAATCTCACTTGATTTTTAAAATAAATATATAAATTTTTAATGTAAGAATTTTTGCTGTATCTTTAAGTTATTATTGCGTTTATGAGTTAGCTCTAATTATTTATAAGGAAATTTTATATGTATAAAATCGTAGTAGCCAATCAATGTGGTTGTTTTAAAAGAAGTGAATTAGAAAATAATATCTCTTTTCTTTCAAAAGACGACGCACTTTTAAAAGCTGTTGAGATGAAAGATATTATGAATGATGAGTTCTGTCATAAACATGAGTTTCAAGTTGAAGAACTAGAAAATAATTTTGTAATTTCATTTTATACTCCACAAAAAACTTCTTGCTGTGGTGATGGATGTTGTAATTAATTACAATATCCTCCACAAATAACTTTTATCTTTACTTTTAGTTTTTCTGCTACAATTTCAAAAAATTTTTAAAGAGTCATTTATGGATGTAAAAAAAACACTATTTTCTTCACTAAAAAGTGCTTGGATAATTTTAAAATTTGTTATTCCAATTTATATTTTAGCTGAAGTTTTATATTACTATAACACTTTAGCTTATATCTCTTTTTTAGTTGAACCTTTTACTTCTTTTTTAAATCTTCCTAAAGAAGCAAGTTTATCTATTATTAGTGGTATATTTTTAAATCTTTATGCAGCTGTTGCTTTTGCTGCTCCACTTGAGATGGATACAAAACAATGGACTACCCTTGCAATATTTTTAGGTATATGTCACTCATTAGTAGTTGAAAGTATTATTATGAAAAAAATTGGTTTATCAAGTTTTTATTCATATAGTTTAAGATTTTTTGCTGGTCTTGCTGTGGCTTTTTTAGTAACTTTTATTCCTTTAGATTATTTTAGTGCAAATATTCCTTTGGAAGGTTTTAAACAAAAAAGTTATGAAAGTTTAACTCAACTTTTGCAAATATCAATTTACAATGCTTTTATACTTTCATTAAAAATCATTATTCTTATTACCATTTTAATTTTTATAATGGACTATGTTAAAGTTAGAATTGCATTTATTAGTAAAGGCAAAAATATTAGCAAAGGTTTTTCTTTAGTTGTAGGGATATTTTTAGGGATTACTTATGGAGCTGGAATACTAATAAAAGAAGTGGAAAGTAATACTTTAAATAAAGAAGATATTTTCTTTATAGGTACTTTTTTAATGATATGTCATGCTATTATTGAAGATACTTTATTATTTTTGATTTTTGGAGCTGATTTTACAATTATTATTTTTATTAGAACCCTTGCAGCAATTTTAATAAGCTATTCATTTTTATATCTTTTTAATAAAAAACTACAAAAAATAGGTGCTTAATTTAGCACCTGTTTTTTATCTTTAGGAATTAAAATATAAAGTTTACCTTTCTCTTTCATTCTTCCTGCATACTCTAAAGCTTCATCTCCATATCCCCAAAAAAAATCTGCTCTAATTTCACCTTTTATTGCTCCACCTGTATCAGCTGCAACTGTTAGTTTATTGATTTTTTCTTTAGTTACAGGGTTTAAAGTTGAAATAAATACAGGCATACCAAGAGGAATATACCTTCTATCAACTGCTAAATTTCTTTTTTTAGTTAGTTCTACTCCTAAACTTCCCGTTGCTCCTTGAGAAGACTCTCTAAAGAAAATATAACTTTCATTATGATTTAAAATCTCATCAACTTTTTGAGGATTATTATCAAAAAACTCTTTCATTCCCTGAATTGAAGCATTGTTTTTTGTAATAAATCCATTTTGAAGCATAAACTTTCCAACAGATTTATATCTTCTTCCATTTTGATTATCATAGCCTATATTAAGAACTGTTCCATCTTGAAGTTTTACTTTTCCTGAACCTTGAATATGAAGTAAAAATAGTTCAAATTTATCATCAACATAACAAATAGGTTCTAAATTTTCATTGGGAGTTAATTCTAACTCTTCTCTACTATCATATGGAATTAATTTATTACCTACAACTTTCCCTCTTAATCGATATTTTTTAAGTTCAGGATAAACTGAACTTAAATCCACAATAATCATATCTTTTGGTGTTTTATATATTGGGTATTTAAACCTTTCATCTTTATTTAAACTTCCATTTAATAAAGGTTCATAATAACCTGTGATAACCCCTTCATCTTCCCCTTTGCTATCCACTAACTTATAAGCATGAAAATTTGAGATAAAAAAATCTCTTCCATTTTGTGTAGAAAGAGCCTCTTGACAAACACCTTGAAAAAGTTCATTTTTTTTAGATTTTTTGCAAGCTTTTACAAAAACTTCTAAAGCTTTATTTAAATCATCATTGTAAAAATCCTCTATCTCATAAAAACTTACTCTTTCTAGGGAAGCTTTAGAAATATTATCATACTTTGTTAATTTAGTAGAACAACCTGTAAAAATAAAAATAGTAATAATAAAAATTAGTAAATGTTTCAAAAAATACTCCTTAATTGAAGAGCTATTTTAACATCTTAAAGTAAAAGTTTAATTACAAAGAACAGCTAGTTGTAGTTTGAGGATGAACTTCTTTTAATCCACAAAATTTGCAAGAATATTCTATTTCAACAACTCCAGAGCAACCATGATTTTTTAAAACTCTTTTTGAAATAGCTTCATTTTTAAATATAGTATTTGTTTTCTCATCAAAAAAACTTCTAGTTTTTTCCCCACAGTTCGGACACAATCCACTATTTAACTTATTTATTCTTTGTTGTTTTGTTTTAAAGTATAATAAAATAGAAAAAATTGCTAATAAAAAAGCAAGAAGTAAAAAAATAAGTGTTTGCATGAAGTAGAGTTTTACTCTACTTCAGCATCGATAACATCATCGTCATCTTTTTTAGCTTTTTGATTTGGTTGAGCTTGCTCTTGGTTAGCTTGCTCTTTTTTATACATAGCTTCTGCTAATTTATGTGATTTTTCAGTTAAAGCTTTAACTTTTTCTTCAATTTGTTCTTTAGTAGCATTATCATCTTTTAATAATTGCTCTAAATCAGCTGCTGCATCAACAATTGCTTTTTTCTCATCTTCAGAAACTGCACCTTCATTCTCTTCTAAAGTTTTTCTTGTAGAGTGAAGTAAAGCATCTGCTTGATTTCTAACTTCAATTACTTCTTTTCTTTTTTTATCAGCTTCTTTATTTGCTTCAGCTTCTTGAACCATTTTTTCAATTTCTTCATCACTTAATCCAGATGAACCTGAAATTGTAATTTTATTCTCTTTTCCTGTACCTTTATCTTTTGCTGATACATTTAAAACACCATTTGCATCAATATCAAATGTTACTTCAATTTGAGGCACTCCTCTTGGAGCTGCTGGAATATCTGAAAGTTCAAACATACCTAAAGATTTATTATCTTTTGCGAACTCTCTTTCCCCTTGAACTACATGAATAGAAACTGCTGGTTGGTTATCATCAGCTGTTGAGAATACTTGTGATTTTTTAACAGGAATAGTTGTACCTTTTTCAATTAATCTAGTAGCAACTCCACCTAAAGTTTCAATTCCTAATGATAATGGAGTAACATCTAATAATAATACATCTTTAACATCACCTCTTAATACTCCAGCTTGTACAGCAGCACCAGCAGCAACAACTTCATCAGGGTTTACACCTTTATTTAAATCTTTTCCAAAGAACTCTTTTACAACTTGGTTTGCTTTTGGTAATCTTGTAGATCCCCCAACCATAATTACTTCTTGAATCTCATCTTTATCTAATGAAGCATCTTTTAATGCAACTTTAATATGTTGTAAAGTTTCTGCAATCAAATGCTCAGTCATAGACTCAAATTTTGCTCTTGTTAATGATTTAACTAAGTGAATTGGTCCTGCATTACCCATTGAAATAAATGGTAAGTTAATTTCTGTTGATTCAGCAGAAGAT
This genomic window contains:
- the dnaK gene encoding molecular chaperone DnaK, yielding MSKVIGIDLGTTNSCMAVYEGGEAKVIPNKEGKNTTPSIVAFTDKGEVLVGDPAKRQAITNPEKTIYSVKRIMGLMMDEENAKEAQSKVGYKIVNRNGAAAVDIAGKIYTPQEISAKILGKLKADAEEYLGAPVTDAVITVPAYFNDAQRKATQEAGTIAGLNVLRIINEPTAASLAYGLDKKGEEKVLVYDLGGGTFDVTVLEIGDGTFEVLSTDGNAFLGGDDFDNAIIDWLAKEFQSENGFDIKNDKMALQRLKDAAENAKKELSSAESTEINLPFISMGNAGPIHLVKSLTRAKFESMTEHLIAETLQHIKVALKDASLDKDEIQEVIMVGGSTRLPKANQVVKEFFGKDLNKGVNPDEVVAAGAAVQAGVLRGDVKDVLLLDVTPLSLGIETLGGVATRLIEKGTTIPVKKSQVFSTADDNQPAVSIHVVQGEREFAKDNKSLGMFELSDIPAAPRGVPQIEVTFDIDANGVLNVSAKDKGTGKENKITISGSSGLSDEEIEKMVQEAEANKEADKKRKEVIEVRNQADALLHSTRKTLEENEGAVSEDEKKAIVDAAADLEQLLKDDNATKEQIEEKVKALTEKSHKLAEAMYKKEQANQEQAQPNQKAKKDDDDVIDAEVE